In the Deltaproteobacteria bacterium CG2_30_66_27 genome, CGGGAGGTTGCTCATCAGGTTGTAGTCGACCCAGAGGCCGCCCATCGCGTAATGAGGGGCGGGGTAGATCCGCATCGGAACCTTGTAGCCGTCCTCGTCGGTGATCCGCTCGTACATCTCGAAGAGGTTCCCGTACCGTTCGCGGATCACCTTTTCCCCGAACCGCTTGATCGAATCGCGGAAGTCGAGGTAGACGCCGCGCGCGCCGGGACCGACGCCGCGACCCTCGTCGCACTGCTCCTTCGCCGCGCGGGAAGAGATGTCCCGGGGAGCGAGGTTCCCGAAGGTCGGGTATTTCCGCTCGAGGTAGTAGTCCCGATCCTCCTCGGGAATCTGGTTGGCGGGCTTGTCGCAATCCTCTTTCTTCTTCGGGACCCAGATCCGGCCGTCGTTGCGCAGCGACTCGGACATGAGGGTCAGCTTCGACTGGTAGTCGCCGGCCTGCGGAATGCAGGTCGGGTGGATCTGCGTGAAGCACGGGTTGCCGAAGTAGGCCCCTTTCTTGTGGGCCTTCCAGATCGCCGTGACGCTGCTGCCCATCGCGTTCGTCGATAGGTAGAAGACGTTCATGAATCCGCCCGAAGCCAACACGACCGCGTCGCCCGTGTGGACGCGGATCTCGCCGGTGATCAGGTCGCGGACCGTGATCCCCTTGGCCTCGCCGTCGACCACCACGAGGTCGAGCATCTCGGTGCGGGGGAACAGTTTCACCGACCCCTTCCTGATCTGGCGGGAGATGGCGGAGTAGGCGCCCAGCAGGAGCTGCTGCCCCGTCTGCCCCCGGGCGTAGAAGGTACGGGAGACCTGCGCGCCGCCGAACGAGCGGGTGTCGAGGTAGCCGGCGTAGTCGCGGGCGAACGGCACGCCTTGCGCGACGCACTGGTCGATGATGTTGTTGCTGACCTGGGAGAGCCGCCAGACGTCCGCCTCGCGGGACCGGAAGTCTCCGCCCTTGATCGTGTCGTAGAAGAGGCGCCAGATGCTGTCGCCGTCGTTCGGGTAGTTCTTGGCGGCGTTGATCCCGCCCTGGGCGGCGATGCTGTGGGCGCGGCGGGGGCTGTCCTGGTAGCAGAACGACTCCACGTTGTACCCGAGCTCGCCGAGGCTCGCGGCGGCCGACGCGCCGGCCAGGCCGGTGCCGACGACGAGGATCTTGTACTTGCGGGTGTTCGGCGGGTTCACCAGCTTCATTCCGAAGCGGTGCTTGTCCCACGACTGTTCGATGGGTCCGGTCGGTGCCTTTCCGTCGAGAATCACGATGTTTCCTCCCTTATTTGGCCAGAATGCCGGCGAGAATGAGCACGGGGATCGCGCTGTAGCCCACGAGGAAGAGCGCGGAGAGAACTTTTCCAAACGCCCCGAACTGCGGCAGGGTCTTGTCGTTGTTCAGGCCGAACGTCTGGAAGATGCTCTGGATCCCGTGGGACAGGTGCAGGAAGAGCGTCACCATGGCGGCCACGTAAATCAGGGCGATCGGCGTGATCCGCAAGCTGGAGAAGACCATGGTGAAGACGTCGACCCGGTTCTTCGCGTCGTTGCCGAGGACGATGTCGGGGGTGATGTGAAGGGTGAACTGCAGCAGGTGGTAGGCGATGAACGCCAGGAGCAGGAGCCCCGTCCAGATCATCGTCTCGCTGGCGAAGGTCGCCTTCAACATCTTCTTGACGGCGTACTTGCCGGGGTTCGCCTCCCGGTTCTCGAGCGTCAGCAGGATGGCGAAGATCACGTGGAGGACGAGCATCGCCGCCATGAAGATCCGGAACACCAGCACGAAGGGCCCCAGCGATTGGAGTTTCTCCGCGTAGGCGTTGATGCCGTCCGGTCCCGCGAAGATGGTGGAGTTTCCCAGCAGGTGCGTGACGATGAACAGGACCATGAACAGTCCGGTGACCGCCACCACCGCCTTCCTTCCGATCGAACTCGAAAACAGTCGCATGAGCCGTTCCCTCTTTCGTGGATTTTTTGCGGCCTTTCGGGGTCGCGACGCAATGCCGGAATGGCCTAAGAATAGAACCAAAGCGAAGTGAATGTCAATGGATACAGTGTGCAGGATCGGCGGCGGGAGGAGAATTTTCGGGGAAGGATGGCGGCGACATTTCTCAAACACGGTTTCCGATGGTATATTGTGCGTCGTGTCGGCGTGTAAGGTCGGCGGCGGCGAGGAAATCGTTGGCGTGAATCGCAAGACGACATTTTTTTTTCTCCTGTCGATCGCAGCGATAACGTGGGCGGCGGGTTCCTTCGCGGGGGGGTTCACCCTCCGGGTCGACGGCGCCGCGAAGAGCGTCCGATTTTCCCTTCCGGGAAACGTCTTCGGGTTGTCCTGGACCCACTCCGTCGAGTTGACCCAATGGCGCGAGTCGTATGCGATCGGGCCCGGCGGGGAGATCGTTCTCACGGCGTCGGCGTTCGCATCCGCGGGGGCGGGGTTGCCGGACCGGCTTGCGGACGGGGAAGTGTTCCGGCGAAAGGACGGGACGATGCGCATCGAGGGGCGGCGGGTTCCGGTCGGTGACTTGCGGGTGCGGCTCTCCGACGTTTCCCCGCACGTCCTTCACGTGGGGGAACGGGCCGTCGACCTGAATTCCCTGTTCGGGGAAGGGGTCGTGACGATTCGAGGGGTAGTGGAAGAAAGACAATAAACGGAAAGGGGAATGTCGATGAAACGGTTCAAGTCAGGGGTGGGGATCGCTCTCGCGTGCGTTCTGGTCCTGTCGACCGCGGCGTGGGCCGCGCCGAAGTTCATCGCGATCGCTACGGGGGGAACGGGCGGCGCCTACTTCCCGATCGGGGCGGGGCTGGCGGACATCATCAACAAGCATCTGACCGGATACAACGCCACCGCGGAGGTCACCGGCGCGTCGAAGATCAACTGCATCAACGTGAACGACGGAAAGAGCGACCTCGCGCTGGTCCTGGGCGACACGCTGGCGTACGCCTACAAGGGGGACAAGCTGGGCGGGTTCGCCAAGCCGCTCGCCAACCTCCGGGCGATCGCCAACATCTACGGGAACACGATCCAGATCGTCGCGCGGAAGGAGTCCGGCATACGGACCCTCTCCGACCTCAAGGGGAAGAAGGTCTCCGTCGGGGCGCCCGGATCCGGCACCGAGATCAACGCGCGCCAGATCTTCGCGGCGGCCGGGATGACGTACAAGGATTTCGGCCGGACCGACTACCTGAGCTTCTCGGAGAGCGCCGACCAGATGAAGAACCGGGCGATCGACGTCACCCTGATGAGCTCCGGCATGCCGAACCCCGGGATCATGGACATCTCGACGTCGCAGGAGATCGTGATCGTTCCGATCCCGGCGGAGGTGGTGCGGAAGTTGAACAAGGAGCATCCGTTCTTCGTCGCGACGGTCGTCCCGAAGGGGATGTACAAGGGGCAGGACACGGAGGTCCGGACGCTCGGCGTCCCGAACTTCCTGATCGCCAGCGCGACGATGGACGAGAAGACCGCGTACGACATCACGAAGGCGATGTTCGGGAACCTCCCCCGGCTGGTGCAGGCGCACGCCGCCGCCAAGGGGATCCAGCTGGAGAACGCGACGAACGGGTTGCCCGTGCCGCTGCACCCCGGCGCGGAGAAGTTCTACCGCGAGAAGAAAGTCCTGAAGTAGGGGACGGGTGCGGGGGGGGCGCCGGGACCGCCGCGTGACGAAGCTCACGGAGGAGCTGCGGAAGGACCTCGAAGCCGCGGCGGATGTGGAAAACATCGAGGTGGAGAAGGAGATCGCGAAGTACGACCCCGAGTTCCGCTTCCGGGACCTCGGGGGGGCGTGGAAGGGAATCGTCTTCGTCGTCGCGGCGGGGATGTCCCTCTTCCAACTCTACACGGCGGGGTTCGGGCTCCTGAATCCCCACGTGCAGCGGTCGGTCCATCTCGCGTTCATCCTCGTCCTCGCCTTCCTCCTCTTCCCGTTCCGGCGGGGGGGGAGGAAGGCGGGGGCCGCATCGGCGGCGGTTTCCGTTCCCTGGTACGACGTTCTCCTCGCGGCGGCGGGGGCGGCCGCGGGCCTGTACATCCTCTGGGACTACCAGGCGATCGTCCTTCGGGCCGGACTCCCCTCGACGACGGACTACGTCCTCGCCTTCGCCGCGATCTTCCTCGTTCTCGAGGCGAGCCGACGGATCGTCGGCCTGCCGATGGTCGTCCTTTCCGCCGTGTTCTTCCTGTACGCGTACTTCGGTCCCCACCTCCCGGGCATCTTCGCGCACAAGGGATACGAGCTCACCGACATCGCGGAGTACATGTACCTGACGACGGAGGGGATCTTCGGCATCCCCCTCGGCGTCTCCGCCACCTACATCTTCCTGTTCATCCTGCTGGGGGCCTACCTCGAACAGGCGGGGATCATCTCGTTCTTCTCCGACCTGGCCATGAGCGTCGTGGGGCACACGAAGGGGGGGCCCGCCAAGGTGGCGGTCTTCTCGAGCGGCCTGCTCGGGATGGTCAACGGCTCGGCCATCGCCAACGTCGTCACGACGGGCGCGTTCACCATCCCCCTCATGAAGAGGACCGGGTTCAAGGCGCACTTCGCCGGGGCGGTGGAGGCGACCGCCTCCATGGGGGGGCAGATCATGCCGCCGGTCATGGGGGCGGTCGCGTTCATCATGTCGGATACGCTCGGGATCCCGTATATAGAGATCTGCAAGGCGGCGGCGATCCCCGCCGTCCTGTACTTCCTCGGGGTGGGGGTGATGATCCACTTCGAAGCCGGCCGGACGGGGTTGCGGGGTCTTCCGCGGAACGAGCTGCCGCGCGTCGGGAACGTCCTCGCGAAGCGGTGGTATCTCCTCGCCCCGCTCACCGCGCTCGTCTACCTGCTGCTCGCGGGGTACACCCCCATGTTCGCGGGGTTCTACGGGATCGTCCTGACGATCGCCCTGATCATGCTCCAGTCGCTCTGGGCGGTTCACCGGGGCGCGGTCCCGCGGGCGTCGATCGTGGCCGGCGCGGCGGCGGCGGGGTTCCTGATCTACCGGTTCGGCATCCTCGGGGTCCCGGCCCTCCACGGCTTCCTCGCCGGGGTCTGTTTCCTGCGGCAGGAGACCCGGAAGACCCTGTTCGAACTTCTGAAAAGTCTGCACAACGGGGCGCGCAGCGCCCTCGGCGTGGCGATCGCCTGCGCCGTCATCGGCTTCGTGGTCGGCGTGGCGACGATGACCGGGTTCGGGGTGAAGCTCTCCGGCGCCATCACCTCCCTCGCCCACGGGAGCATGTTCCTCACCCTGATCTTCACGATGGTGTCGTCCCTCGTCCTCGGCATGGGCCTGCCCACCATTCCGACCTACATCATCACCTCCACGATGGCCGCTCCCGCCCTCGCGGTGTACGGGATTCCCCCGCTGGTCGCGCACATGTTCGTCTTCTACTTCGGGCTGCTGGCGGATCTCACCCCGCCGGTCGCGCTGGCGGCGTTCGCGGGAGCGGGGATCGCGAAGGCGGACCCGACGAAAACGGCGTTCAGCGCCGTCCGCCTGGCGCTGGCCGGCTTCCTCGTTCCCTTCATCTTCGTCTACGACAACTCCCTCATGCTGCTGAACACGACCATGTTCGGGGCGATCGAGATCACGGCGACCGCTCTCTCGGGCATCGTCCTGCTTGGCGCGGGGGCGATCGGGTACTTCGTGATCCAGGCGAACTATTACGAGCGCGTCGTTTTCATCGCGGGCGCGCTCTGCCTCATCGTTCCCGGTCTGGTCACGGACACGATCGGCCTGGGGCTGGGGGTGCTGGCGATCGGAAGCCAGTGGATCCGCAGGAGGAACCTGCTTCGGGCGGCGTCGGTCGAAGCCTGATCAGGGGAACATTTTTTTCGCGTACCGGTTCAGGTCCCCCCCGAAGTCCCGCTCGAACCCGCCCCGGTAGACGATCGTCGACGCGATCTCGCTCGCGAGGATCGCCCACCGGTACTTGGCGGGAAGGCGCGGGATCCGGCGGCGGAACCGCGTGTTTGCGCGGAGGAACCGAGGCAGGTGCGACAGCATCGCCCGCCGGTACGGCCCCTTCTCCGCGATGGACGGGTGCGACCGGAAGAAATCGAACAGCCGGGTGTAGAAACCGTTGATCTCCACGCTGATCGCGTCGGAGATCTCCGTGTACGACAGCGACGCTCCCGCTTCCCGTTTCCGCCGGAAGATGAGGAGCGCCTCGTCCCCCGCGCGTTTCTCGAGGATCGCCAGCACGTCCCGGACGTACTCCTCCTTGTGCGCGAGGAACTCCTTCTCCGTCATCATCAGGTTGCCGATGATCTCGTAGGAGGAGGAGATGACGCCGCACTTGTTCGCAGAGGCGTCCCGCAGGAGCACGATGCCCCGCTTCTGGAGCTCCGTCCGGGCGTCCGGGGTGAGGAAGGAGTTCGCCCCCTCGACGATCACGCGGGCGGTGGGCGCCCCGTCCGTCCCGATGAAGCGGATCCAGTTCGTCCCGTCCACCGTT is a window encoding:
- the sdhA gene encoding succinate dehydrogenase flavoprotein subunit (part of four member succinate dehydrogenase enzyme complex that forms a trimeric complex (trimer of tetramers); SdhA/B are the catalytic subcomplex and can exhibit succinate dehydrogenase activity in the absence of SdhC/D which are the membrane components and form cytochrome b556; SdhC binds ubiquinone; oxidizes succinate to fumarate while reducing ubiquinone to ubiquinol), with the translated sequence MILDGKAPTGPIEQSWDKHRFGMKLVNPPNTRKYKILVVGTGLAGASAAASLGELGYNVESFCYQDSPRRAHSIAAQGGINAAKNYPNDGDSIWRLFYDTIKGGDFRSREADVWRLSQVSNNIIDQCVAQGVPFARDYAGYLDTRSFGGAQVSRTFYARGQTGQQLLLGAYSAISRQIRKGSVKLFPRTEMLDLVVVDGEAKGITVRDLITGEIRVHTGDAVVLASGGFMNVFYLSTNAMGSSVTAIWKAHKKGAYFGNPCFTQIHPTCIPQAGDYQSKLTLMSESLRNDGRIWVPKKKEDCDKPANQIPEEDRDYYLERKYPTFGNLAPRDISSRAAKEQCDEGRGVGPGARGVYLDFRDSIKRFGEKVIRERYGNLFEMYERITDEDGYKVPMRIYPAPHYAMGGLWVDYNLMSNLPGLFVLGEANFSVHGANRLGASALMQGLADGYFVIPYTIANYLKDQKPGKVKADHPECAKSIEDVKGTTKKLLSINGNRTPFEFIRELGIEMWNDVGMARSEKSLTAAIAKIPAIREEFWKNLKVSGTGAEMNQQLENAGRTADFLEFGELIARDALHRNESCGGHFRVEHQYADGEAKRDDANYAYAAAWEFKGVDKEPELHKEPLKFENIHLAVRSYK
- a CDS encoding succinate dehydrogenase/fumarate reductase cytochrome b subunit, producing MRLFSSSIGRKAVVAVTGLFMVLFIVTHLLGNSTIFAGPDGINAYAEKLQSLGPFVLVFRIFMAAMLVLHVIFAILLTLENREANPGKYAVKKMLKATFASETMIWTGLLLLAFIAYHLLQFTLHITPDIVLGNDAKNRVDVFTMVFSSLRITPIALIYVAAMVTLFLHLSHGIQSIFQTFGLNNDKTLPQFGAFGKVLSALFLVGYSAIPVLILAGILAK